The following proteins come from a genomic window of Edaphobacter sp. 4G125:
- the dnaJ gene encoding molecular chaperone DnaJ, translated as MSATANVTKVDFYEVLSVSRDASDQELKTAYRKLAMQYHPDRNPGDATAEEKFKECSEAYQVLSDPEKRAAYDRYGHAAFNGSSSGFGSSPFGGGFGGAQDLGDIFGDLFGEMFNMGGSSRGGRASRAQRGRDLRYDLTIEFEEAVFGVEREIKIRRSETCTDCHGTGAARGKEPVTCSACGGRGQQRYQQGFFSVARTCSTCGGTGTLIVDPCTTCRGETRIQTEHTILVKVPAGVEQDTRIRYQGEGESGKFGGPAGDLYVVLNVKSHKFFERDGDDLHCVMPISFPQAALGTEIEIQTLEGVETIKVPEGTQSGREFKLRGKGVPHLNERGKGDLIVEIRVQTPGKLSKQQKELLRQLAETMEVENTPTSRGIFGKVKEMFN; from the coding sequence ATGAGTGCGACGGCAAACGTGACCAAAGTTGATTTCTATGAAGTGCTGAGTGTTTCTCGAGATGCCTCCGATCAGGAGTTGAAGACTGCGTATCGGAAGTTGGCCATGCAGTATCACCCGGACCGCAATCCGGGTGATGCGACTGCAGAGGAGAAGTTCAAGGAGTGCAGCGAAGCCTACCAGGTGTTGAGCGATCCTGAGAAACGTGCAGCCTATGACCGTTACGGTCATGCGGCCTTCAATGGCAGTTCGAGCGGCTTCGGCAGCAGCCCGTTTGGCGGCGGCTTTGGCGGAGCGCAGGACCTGGGGGACATCTTCGGCGACCTGTTCGGCGAGATGTTCAACATGGGCGGCTCGTCGCGCGGTGGAAGAGCTTCCCGTGCCCAGCGTGGCCGCGATCTGCGCTACGACCTGACGATCGAGTTCGAAGAAGCCGTCTTTGGTGTTGAACGCGAGATCAAGATTCGGCGCAGCGAGACCTGCACCGACTGCCACGGCACTGGTGCTGCTCGGGGCAAAGAGCCAGTGACGTGCTCGGCCTGTGGAGGACGTGGACAGCAGCGCTATCAGCAAGGATTCTTCTCGGTCGCGAGGACTTGCTCCACGTGCGGAGGGACGGGAACGCTGATCGTCGATCCGTGCACGACCTGCCGTGGAGAAACCAGAATCCAGACGGAACACACCATTCTGGTCAAGGTTCCAGCAGGCGTTGAGCAGGACACGCGCATCCGTTACCAGGGCGAGGGTGAGTCCGGGAAGTTTGGCGGACCGGCCGGCGACCTGTATGTGGTGCTGAACGTGAAATCGCACAAGTTCTTTGAGCGTGACGGCGATGACCTGCACTGCGTTATGCCGATCTCTTTTCCGCAGGCAGCGCTTGGGACCGAGATTGAGATCCAGACGCTGGAAGGTGTCGAGACGATCAAGGTTCCGGAGGGAACGCAGAGTGGTCGTGAATTCAAACTGCGGGGCAAGGGTGTTCCTCACCTGAATGAACGGGGTAAGGGAGACTTGATCGTCGAGATCCGGGTTCAGACTCCGGGCAAGCTAAGCAAGCAGCAGAAGGAGCTGTTGCGGCAACTTGCGGAGACGATGGAGGTGGAAAATACTCCGACCTCACGGGGAATCTTCGGCAAGGTGAAGGAGATGTTCAACTAG
- a CDS encoding nucleotide exchange factor GrpE codes for MRRHHSMQDETTVQAVQEGETVSSPGEPQVAVPAVSEELEQLKGEKDQLLDRLARLQAEFDNFRKREAKERQDARDYTVSSTVEPFLGVMDNFQLALKSEGSVDQLRAGVELILKQMEDALRGLSVVPVESVGTQFDPRVHEALGSVETKEFPDHQVLEEIRRGYKIREKLLRPALVKIASNHAVVSE; via the coding sequence ATGAGGAGACACCATTCCATGCAGGACGAGACGACTGTGCAGGCTGTACAGGAGGGCGAAACTGTCAGCTCTCCAGGGGAGCCGCAGGTTGCCGTTCCAGCCGTATCCGAGGAGCTGGAACAGTTGAAGGGCGAAAAGGACCAACTACTGGATCGCCTGGCTCGGCTTCAAGCCGAGTTCGATAATTTTCGTAAGCGCGAGGCCAAGGAGCGGCAGGACGCGCGTGACTATACGGTTTCGAGCACTGTGGAGCCCTTTTTGGGCGTGATGGATAACTTCCAGCTAGCCCTGAAGTCCGAGGGGTCTGTCGACCAGCTTCGCGCTGGTGTGGAGCTGATTCTAAAGCAGATGGAAGACGCTCTTCGCGGCCTGAGTGTGGTTCCGGTGGAGAGCGTAGGGACGCAGTTCGACCCCCGGGTTCATGAAGCGTTGGGGAGCGTTGAAACCAAAGAATTCCCCGATCATCAGGTATTGGAGGAGATTCGTCGCGGATACAAGATCCGCGAGAAACTGCTCCGTCCCGCTTTGGTGAAGATTGCTTCGAATCATGCGGTCGTGAGCGAGTAA
- the hrcA gene encoding heat-inducible transcriptional repressor HrcA, producing the protein MTEGWHMTARQQAILTAIIENYIETGEPVGSSTIARLQNREAAGMSPATIRNEMAELAEGGFLEQPHTSAGRVPTAQAFRMYVERLSGGSHPRSDANLLTARSRQQIDSNFVGVAGTQAVLERTSHVLATLSSGVGVAIASAREGDLLEHVHFSRLAPASILAVVVTKSGLVRDRVLALDRDLTSVELTTASNFLNENFRGWEVEQVRSELARLVERERSEYQKLLNSVQQLWMKAVPASDTSASSVYVEGVANLVASNIDGDRLREMLAALEAKQRLVDLLNAYIDAHQESVRVVFDLEEQAPQMAGLVLIAAPARMAGESRGTIGVIGTTRMDYENTMNAVSYLSRVFDRISLHPIEKAASNGL; encoded by the coding sequence ATGACAGAGGGATGGCACATGACGGCACGGCAACAGGCCATTCTGACTGCCATCATCGAGAACTATATTGAGACGGGGGAGCCGGTTGGCTCCAGCACGATTGCGAGGCTGCAGAATCGCGAGGCTGCAGGAATGAGTCCGGCGACGATCCGGAACGAGATGGCCGAGCTTGCAGAAGGCGGGTTTCTGGAGCAGCCACACACCTCTGCGGGGCGAGTTCCCACGGCACAGGCGTTTCGAATGTATGTGGAACGGCTAAGCGGCGGCTCCCACCCCAGGAGCGACGCAAATCTTCTAACTGCGCGTTCACGTCAGCAGATCGATTCGAACTTTGTGGGAGTGGCCGGGACACAGGCCGTTCTGGAGCGGACCTCTCACGTGTTAGCGACGCTTTCAAGTGGTGTCGGTGTGGCGATCGCCTCGGCCAGGGAAGGCGATCTGCTGGAGCATGTTCATTTTTCAAGACTGGCACCGGCGAGCATTCTGGCAGTCGTCGTAACCAAATCGGGGTTGGTTCGCGATCGTGTTCTGGCGCTGGACCGCGACCTGACTTCGGTCGAACTGACGACCGCGAGCAATTTTCTGAATGAGAACTTCCGTGGTTGGGAGGTCGAGCAGGTTCGCTCGGAGCTGGCGCGTCTGGTGGAACGCGAACGAAGCGAATATCAAAAACTGCTGAATTCAGTGCAGCAGCTTTGGATGAAGGCAGTCCCCGCCAGCGATACCTCGGCTTCTTCCGTTTATGTGGAGGGCGTAGCCAATCTTGTTGCCTCCAATATCGATGGAGATCGCCTGCGTGAAATGCTGGCCGCGCTGGAGGCCAAACAGCGTCTGGTGGACTTACTGAACGCCTACATCGATGCACACCAGGAGAGTGTGCGCGTGGTCTTCGATCTGGAAGAACAGGCTCCACAGATGGCAGGGCTGGTGCTGATCGCCGCTCCGGCCCGGATGGCCGGAGAGAGTCGTGGAACGATCGGCGTCATCGGAACCACGAGAATGGATTACGAGAACACGATGAACGCAGTGAGTTATCTCTCGCGTGTTTTCGATCGAATTTCGTTGCATCCAATCGAAAAAGCTGCCTCGAACGGCCTTTGA
- the xseB gene encoding exodeoxyribonuclease VII small subunit, with product MADFERNLTELEKVVERLEQGDLSLEESVKLFEEGVKLSASCKKELEAAEGKVQVLMEQGGKLKPRDLQEETTAEEAED from the coding sequence ATGGCCGACTTTGAACGCAATCTGACGGAGCTGGAGAAGGTAGTCGAGCGGCTTGAGCAGGGCGATCTCTCGTTGGAAGAGTCCGTAAAGCTGTTCGAAGAAGGGGTCAAGCTCTCCGCAAGTTGCAAGAAGGAACTGGAGGCCGCAGAAGGCAAGGTTCAAGTCCTGATGGAACAAGGCGGGAAACTGAAGCCACGCGATTTGCAAGAGGAAACGACCGCAGAAGAAGCAGAGGACTAG
- a CDS encoding bifunctional homocysteine S-methyltransferase/methylenetetrahydrofolate reductase, whose translation MSQSVERGSREPGVKRLFTGSPVLCDGAMGTMLYSRGVFINRCYDELNLSQPDLVREIHTEYLQAGAEVIETNTFGANAYRLEHFGLRDKVREINLAGVRLSREAVNQIRDKQATEAFVAGAIGPLGVRLEPLGKIGLEEARAAFTEQIEALLEGGPGVGADLLSIETMTSLTEAEQAVAAARAIAPEIPVIVMVTVDEDGNCLDGTSAEAAARRLTATGADAIGCNCSAGPATVLSVIERMRPLTTLPLAAMPNAGIPRAVEGRTIYLTSPEYMASFTRKLIKAGVTLIGGCCGTTPSYTRAMRSALRALDAMETGAQVMERGPETPAAPKVAPPPLEHRSKIGSMVARGEFVSMVEIVPPKGIDCSKEIHGAEQLHKLGVNAINVPDSPRASARMSAQSLCVQIQQHVGIETILHYTCRDRNVLSIQSDLLGASSIGLKNILCLTGDPPKLGNYPDATAVFDVDAIGLVNIVRNLNCGLDIGKNSIGESTGFTISVAANPGVPDLEQEVRRFAYKVEAGAEFAITQPVFDLRVLEEFLRRIESFRIPVIAGIWPLTSLRNAEFMKNDLRVSMPDEIMARMANAGSPEAARAEGVKIAQEMLAEARPMVQGVQVSAPFGKYMAAAQVLGLVESGE comes from the coding sequence ATGAGCCAGAGTGTAGAACGCGGCAGCCGCGAGCCGGGAGTAAAACGACTTTTTACAGGATCGCCCGTGTTGTGCGACGGCGCTATGGGCACAATGCTCTACTCCCGCGGCGTATTCATTAATCGTTGCTACGACGAACTGAACCTTTCGCAGCCCGATCTCGTGCGCGAGATCCACACGGAGTATCTGCAGGCGGGCGCCGAGGTCATTGAGACCAATACCTTCGGTGCGAATGCATATCGGCTGGAACACTTCGGTCTTCGGGACAAGGTCCGCGAGATCAACCTGGCCGGGGTGCGGCTGTCGCGCGAGGCTGTAAACCAGATTCGCGATAAGCAGGCGACGGAGGCTTTTGTGGCGGGAGCCATCGGCCCGCTCGGCGTACGGCTGGAGCCGCTCGGAAAGATTGGCCTTGAGGAAGCCAGGGCCGCATTCACAGAGCAGATTGAAGCTCTTCTGGAAGGTGGCCCGGGTGTCGGTGCAGATCTGCTGTCGATTGAGACCATGACCTCGTTGACCGAGGCAGAACAGGCTGTCGCGGCGGCCCGCGCCATTGCTCCGGAGATTCCGGTCATCGTTATGGTGACTGTGGATGAAGATGGCAATTGCCTGGATGGAACCTCAGCAGAGGCCGCGGCTCGACGGCTGACCGCAACGGGAGCCGATGCGATTGGCTGTAACTGCAGCGCTGGTCCAGCCACTGTGCTCAGTGTGATCGAGAGAATGCGTCCTCTGACGACCCTGCCATTGGCGGCGATGCCGAATGCAGGAATCCCTCGCGCAGTGGAAGGAAGGACGATCTATCTCACCTCGCCGGAGTACATGGCGAGCTTCACGCGAAAGCTGATCAAGGCTGGTGTAACGCTGATTGGTGGCTGTTGCGGAACCACGCCAAGCTACACTCGTGCCATGAGGAGCGCATTGCGCGCACTCGACGCGATGGAGACTGGAGCTCAGGTAATGGAGCGCGGCCCAGAGACGCCGGCCGCACCCAAAGTTGCGCCGCCGCCCCTGGAACATCGGTCAAAGATTGGCTCGATGGTGGCGCGAGGCGAGTTCGTCTCTATGGTGGAAATTGTTCCGCCCAAAGGGATTGATTGCTCCAAGGAGATTCATGGCGCCGAGCAGCTCCACAAGTTGGGGGTGAATGCCATCAATGTCCCGGACTCTCCCCGGGCCAGCGCGCGCATGAGCGCGCAGAGCCTGTGCGTTCAGATTCAGCAGCATGTTGGGATCGAGACGATCCTGCACTACACTTGCCGCGATCGCAACGTGCTGAGCATTCAAAGCGATCTACTGGGGGCGTCCTCCATCGGACTGAAGAATATCCTCTGCTTGACCGGTGACCCGCCTAAACTGGGGAACTACCCGGATGCGACCGCGGTCTTCGACGTGGATGCAATCGGCTTGGTCAACATTGTGCGTAATCTGAACTGCGGGTTGGATATCGGCAAGAACTCCATCGGAGAGTCCACTGGGTTTACGATCTCGGTTGCAGCAAATCCAGGTGTGCCTGATCTCGAGCAGGAGGTCCGCCGCTTTGCCTACAAGGTAGAAGCAGGAGCGGAGTTTGCCATCACGCAGCCGGTCTTTGATCTGCGCGTGCTCGAAGAGTTTCTGCGACGGATCGAAAGCTTCCGTATCCCTGTAATTGCAGGCATCTGGCCTTTGACAAGTCTGAGAAACGCAGAGTTTATGAAGAACGATCTGCGCGTCAGCATGCCGGACGAGATTATGGCGCGTATGGCGAATGCGGGTTCTCCCGAGGCGGCACGGGCAGAGGGTGTGAAAATTGCTCAGGAGATGCTAGCCGAGGCAAGGCCGATGGTCCAGGGCGTTCAGGTTAGCGCTCCTTTCGGAAAATACATGGCTGCGGCCCAGGTCCTGGGATTGGTGGAAAGCGGGGAATAG
- the bshB1 gene encoding bacillithiol biosynthesis deacetylase BshB1, producing the protein MVDILAIAAHRDDVEQTCGGTLLAMHAQGWKTGILDLTQGEAGTRGTAEERRAEAEAAARILNVAHREALDLSDGNVENTQPNRIKIAEVIRRLKPRVVILPYWQGRHPDHYTTATLGYEACFQSGLSKLQIPGSTDDPHRPYKILYASLYADVRPSFVVDITLFAEQRFQSLLAYRSQYSNQSAGEKLFVPEEDIRERTFATARHYGLLAGVRYAEPFVQKEVGLVNDLMTLPVQSI; encoded by the coding sequence ATGGTCGACATTCTTGCCATTGCCGCTCACCGGGATGATGTAGAGCAGACCTGTGGCGGCACGCTTCTTGCCATGCATGCGCAAGGATGGAAGACCGGCATTCTCGATCTGACGCAGGGCGAAGCGGGAACTCGTGGAACAGCGGAAGAGCGTCGGGCAGAAGCAGAGGCAGCAGCTCGTATCCTGAATGTCGCGCATCGTGAGGCGCTCGATCTTTCAGATGGCAATGTCGAGAACACCCAGCCGAACCGCATCAAGATCGCCGAAGTCATTCGGCGCCTTAAACCGCGAGTCGTGATTCTGCCTTACTGGCAAGGCCGCCACCCGGACCACTACACCACAGCTACCCTGGGTTATGAGGCATGCTTTCAGAGCGGCCTCAGCAAACTCCAGATTCCCGGAAGCACAGACGATCCGCATCGGCCCTATAAAATTCTCTATGCCTCGCTCTACGCCGATGTGCGTCCATCGTTCGTGGTCGACATCACTCTTTTTGCCGAACAGAGGTTCCAATCGCTGCTCGCCTATCGCTCCCAGTACTCCAACCAATCCGCTGGCGAAAAGCTCTTCGTCCCGGAAGAAGACATCCGCGAGCGGACCTTTGCAACGGCACGCCACTATGGGCTTCTCGCGGGAGTTCGTTATGCCGAGCCCTTCGTCCAAAAAGAGGTCGGCCTGGTGAACGACCTAATGACGCTTCCCGTTCAGTCCATCTGA
- a CDS encoding GGDEF domain-containing protein, with the protein MDTTLILANALIFALSAGLMLISSRSAGGIRGAVWFAGSNLSRGAAMLIIGANLPNLGRVRYPQPIAGVLVMTGVLMLHQSFAELLERKAILLRVQCGLVAAITVALVYFSLFPSRSSVPIAALHVVEGLLYLLVAVLVFRFSGKETAPVGWFTALALAIYGLILFLKAASDGDHRSAAAMAALMLMACLVTTVVTAFGFLSLSTTKLRLELLWRAQVDDLTGLLNRWALKRMALREIQRCRRAEHCLSLITMDLDGLKTINDAQGHSCGDVVLQAVSGVLQETVRANDSIARIGGDEFCVLLPDTCQEEAVLVAERLREEIDGLVIRYRGVNVQTGASLGVSSSVISGLDWQRLADDSDAALYQAKREGRNRVVLARSEEITGGEPRQWDESRLRVSRIS; encoded by the coding sequence ATGGATACGACACTGATTCTCGCGAATGCTCTGATCTTTGCTTTAAGCGCTGGCCTTATGTTGATCAGTTCCCGGTCTGCGGGCGGAATTCGCGGAGCGGTATGGTTTGCAGGCTCTAATCTTAGCCGTGGGGCCGCCATGCTGATCATCGGCGCCAACTTGCCCAACCTGGGAAGAGTCCGTTATCCCCAACCGATTGCCGGAGTGCTGGTCATGACCGGCGTCCTGATGCTGCACCAGAGTTTTGCAGAGCTGCTGGAGCGCAAGGCGATCCTACTCCGAGTGCAGTGCGGTCTTGTTGCTGCCATCACCGTAGCTCTCGTCTACTTTTCGCTTTTTCCATCGCGATCGTCTGTACCAATTGCCGCGCTGCATGTCGTCGAGGGACTTCTTTATCTGCTTGTGGCCGTGCTGGTCTTCCGCTTTTCCGGGAAAGAGACGGCCCCGGTGGGATGGTTTACGGCCCTTGCCCTGGCGATCTATGGCCTGATTCTGTTTCTGAAAGCGGCATCGGACGGGGATCATCGCAGTGCGGCAGCAATGGCTGCCCTGATGCTGATGGCGTGCTTGGTGACGACAGTCGTCACCGCGTTCGGATTTCTTTCTCTTTCCACTACCAAGTTGCGGCTGGAGCTTTTGTGGAGGGCACAGGTTGACGATCTGACGGGATTGTTGAATCGATGGGCGTTGAAGCGAATGGCCCTGCGCGAAATTCAGCGCTGTCGCCGAGCGGAGCATTGTCTGTCTCTAATCACGATGGATCTCGATGGATTGAAGACCATCAACGATGCCCAGGGGCACAGCTGCGGAGACGTTGTCCTGCAGGCAGTCTCTGGTGTGTTGCAGGAGACCGTGCGGGCCAACGATTCGATCGCGCGAATTGGTGGGGATGAGTTTTGCGTGCTGCTACCTGATACATGCCAGGAAGAGGCCGTCCTGGTGGCTGAGAGATTGCGGGAGGAGATTGACGGCCTCGTTATCCGTTACCGCGGCGTGAACGTGCAGACAGGCGCGAGCCTGGGAGTGTCCTCTTCGGTGATTTCAGGGTTGGATTGGCAGAGGCTGGCGGACGATAGCGATGCTGCCTTGTACCAGGCAAAACGTGAGGGAAGGAATAGGGTGGTCCTGGCCAGATCTGAGGAGATTACTGGTGGAGAGCCGCGACAATGGGACGAAAGTCGGTTACGAGTCTCGAGGATCAGCTAG
- the lpxD gene encoding UDP-3-O-(3-hydroxymyristoyl)glucosamine N-acyltransferase — MAKAVEVAAWVGCLESDLPATDAEILRVSGVEDAGRDAVVFAVDQEALKFALASKAGLILANTKLKSPDAEVEDGRIVWVEDARYSFSVVASRLAKRIGAGVHPTAIVGQDVAIGQETSIGPGVVLGDGVRIGQGCRIDARVTIYPGVVIGDEVTVQAGAVLGGAGFGYARSPETGEYVLFPQQGRLVIEDTVEIGANTTIDRGALGETRIGYGTKIDNLVHIGHNCVIGRNVVIAAQTGISGSSVVEDGAILGGQVGIGEHATVGEGVILGGGAGVLSGKKMHGKGEVFWGRPARPLKEYLRDLARLKRGGGERS, encoded by the coding sequence ATGGCAAAGGCAGTCGAAGTTGCGGCGTGGGTGGGATGTTTGGAGAGCGATCTTCCTGCTACCGATGCTGAGATTCTCCGCGTGTCGGGAGTAGAGGATGCAGGAAGAGATGCGGTTGTCTTTGCGGTTGACCAGGAGGCGCTTAAGTTTGCGCTCGCTTCAAAGGCCGGGTTGATCCTGGCCAATACGAAACTGAAGAGTCCAGACGCTGAAGTGGAAGACGGACGTATCGTCTGGGTCGAGGATGCTCGCTATAGCTTCTCTGTGGTGGCGAGCAGGTTAGCGAAGAGGATTGGGGCCGGGGTTCATCCTACAGCCATCGTGGGACAGGATGTAGCAATTGGGCAGGAGACATCGATTGGCCCCGGAGTTGTTCTGGGCGATGGGGTGAGGATTGGTCAAGGATGCAGGATCGATGCGCGGGTGACGATCTATCCGGGGGTGGTAATCGGGGATGAGGTGACGGTGCAAGCGGGGGCGGTACTGGGTGGCGCAGGATTTGGATATGCGCGCAGCCCGGAGACAGGAGAGTACGTGTTATTCCCGCAGCAGGGGCGACTCGTAATTGAAGATACGGTAGAGATTGGGGCAAACACCACGATCGATCGCGGCGCGCTGGGCGAGACGCGGATCGGCTACGGAACGAAGATCGACAATCTGGTCCATATCGGTCATAACTGCGTAATTGGAAGAAATGTCGTGATTGCGGCACAGACGGGAATCTCAGGATCGAGTGTGGTGGAAGACGGAGCGATTCTGGGCGGTCAGGTGGGCATCGGTGAACATGCGACGGTCGGTGAAGGGGTGATCCTTGGTGGCGGCGCCGGTGTGCTGAGCGGGAAGAAGATGCATGGCAAAGGAGAGGTCTTCTGGGGAAGGCCAGCGCGTCCTTTGAAGGAGTATCTGCGCGACCTGGCGCGGCTAAAACGCGGTGGTGGAGAGCGGTCGTAG
- a CDS encoding lysophospholipid acyltransferase family protein, with protein sequence MEREPAPGGVTARERAEYVAVRAMVGLLGVLPRGLARSVGGAIGELAFHGLSRLRRVGIRNLELAFPAMDGNHREAVLKEVYRNLGYLLAEFCLMPSYTAEQASKFIRYAGLENYLRAREKGKGVLVLTGHLGAWELSSFYHSLMGYPMGMVIRRLDNPLVDQFVNRIRCRHGNRVIHKDDFARGLIASMRAGETVGILMDTNMTPPQGVFVPFFGVPACTASGMARVAAKTGAAVVPGFLLWEKTEQRYVLHFGEEVPVVCTGDAEADADANTAAFTAVIESYVRRYPEQWLWMHRRWKTRPAGEEGIY encoded by the coding sequence ATGGAAAGAGAGCCGGCTCCGGGCGGGGTGACTGCCAGGGAAAGAGCGGAGTACGTTGCCGTACGGGCCATGGTCGGCCTGTTGGGAGTGCTCCCAAGGGGGCTTGCTCGATCTGTCGGAGGAGCGATAGGAGAGTTGGCGTTTCATGGACTCTCACGGCTCCGACGCGTGGGAATACGAAATCTGGAACTTGCATTCCCAGCGATGGATGGAAACCATCGTGAGGCTGTGCTGAAAGAGGTTTATCGCAATCTGGGTTATCTTTTGGCGGAGTTCTGCCTGATGCCGAGCTATACAGCAGAACAGGCGAGTAAATTTATTCGCTACGCAGGGTTAGAGAACTATCTTCGCGCACGAGAGAAAGGGAAGGGCGTTCTGGTCCTGACCGGCCACCTGGGCGCGTGGGAGCTCTCCAGCTTCTATCACTCGCTGATGGGATATCCCATGGGGATGGTCATCCGTCGGCTCGACAATCCGTTGGTTGATCAGTTTGTGAATCGCATCCGATGTCGGCACGGGAACCGCGTGATCCATAAGGACGATTTTGCGCGGGGCTTGATCGCATCGATGCGCGCGGGCGAGACGGTAGGGATTCTGATGGATACGAATATGACTCCTCCCCAGGGAGTCTTTGTGCCGTTCTTTGGTGTTCCTGCGTGCACGGCGAGTGGGATGGCTCGTGTTGCTGCAAAAACGGGAGCAGCAGTGGTTCCAGGATTTCTATTGTGGGAGAAGACAGAACAACGGTACGTGCTGCATTTCGGTGAAGAGGTCCCGGTTGTGTGCACGGGCGATGCCGAAGCGGACGCGGACGCCAACACGGCGGCATTTACTGCAGTGATCGAGTCCTACGTGCGGCGGTATCCTGAGCAGTGGCTGTGGATGCATCGCCGCTGGAAGACACGGCCTGCGGGCGAAGAGGGGATCTACTGA
- a CDS encoding lipid-binding SYLF domain-containing protein — protein MKRLSVVACGAALGLSSTMASAASDKAKLVERLQDAQGVVTQIMATPDKGIPSSILSGATCLAVIPSFKKAAFVVGAQYGQGVATCRTSRGWSAPVFVQLAGGSFGFQIGGQATDLIIVAMNQQGLQDMLKNKFKIGADAAASAGPVGRNAQAGTDWKMNAELLTYSRSKGLFAGIDLDGTVLSQNQDDTRVMYGNAIPFETILKGNQVTPEEARPFVRTVAKYFVEARQENK, from the coding sequence ATGAAACGCTTGTCTGTGGTTGCGTGTGGAGCGGCATTGGGACTGAGTTCTACGATGGCGTCCGCAGCCTCCGATAAGGCGAAGTTGGTGGAGCGTTTGCAGGATGCGCAGGGTGTGGTTACGCAGATTATGGCGACTCCGGATAAAGGGATTCCTTCGAGTATTCTGTCGGGAGCGACCTGCCTGGCGGTGATTCCCAGCTTTAAGAAAGCGGCTTTTGTCGTGGGTGCGCAGTACGGTCAGGGAGTTGCGACCTGCCGTACATCACGCGGATGGAGCGCTCCGGTGTTTGTCCAACTGGCAGGAGGAAGCTTTGGATTTCAGATCGGCGGGCAGGCTACGGACCTGATCATTGTTGCGATGAATCAGCAGGGCCTGCAAGACATGCTGAAGAACAAATTCAAGATCGGTGCGGATGCCGCGGCTTCGGCTGGACCGGTAGGGCGGAATGCTCAGGCTGGGACGGACTGGAAGATGAACGCGGAGCTGTTGACCTATTCACGCAGCAAGGGGCTGTTTGCCGGTATTGATCTGGATGGAACAGTGTTGTCTCAGAATCAGGACGACACGCGGGTGATGTATGGTAACGCAATTCCATTCGAGACAATCCTCAAGGGAAATCAGGTGACTCCTGAAGAGGCCCGTCCTTTTGTGCGCACTGTTGCGAAGTATTTCGTCGAAGCGAGACAGGAAAACAAGTAA
- a CDS encoding response regulator transcription factor produces the protein MTETMKEEPYRIGLIATDPLRVLGLQTIISEGSGAEVISVADPGALDASGVSMIMIDAACTDHLFELLEGFRRSRPHLRLVVIGLREDHDHIQKVIGAGAKGYLTHMARENEIQLAIEIVRDGSVWAPRKVLARLLEASSSERQGSPPIPKFTERETQVLQLLVAGRPNREIADALGIDAATVKAHVGRLMRKMGVDNRIALSVQAVNRNLVSK, from the coding sequence ATGACAGAAACGATGAAAGAGGAGCCGTATCGGATTGGCCTGATTGCGACCGATCCGCTGCGAGTATTGGGGTTACAGACGATCATCTCCGAGGGGAGCGGAGCGGAGGTGATCTCGGTTGCCGATCCCGGAGCGCTGGATGCATCAGGCGTTTCGATGATCATGATCGATGCCGCCTGCACGGATCATTTATTCGAGTTGTTGGAGGGCTTCCGCAGATCGCGTCCGCACCTGCGCCTTGTGGTGATCGGACTTCGAGAGGACCACGACCACATCCAGAAGGTGATTGGCGCGGGAGCGAAGGGGTACCTGACCCATATGGCTCGCGAGAACGAGATACAGCTCGCGATTGAGATTGTACGGGACGGATCGGTATGGGCTCCGCGGAAGGTCCTGGCGCGCTTACTGGAGGCTTCTTCGTCAGAGAGACAGGGCTCCCCTCCGATCCCGAAGTTTACCGAGAGGGAGACGCAGGTGCTGCAGCTTCTGGTTGCGGGAAGACCGAACCGGGAGATCGCAGATGCTCTTGGGATCGATGCGGCTACGGTAAAGGCTCATGTTGGAAGATTAATGAGAAAAATGGGAGTCGATAACCGTATTGCGCTTAGCGTACAGGCGGTGAATCGTAACCTGGTTTCAAAGTAA